In Aspergillus luchuensis IFO 4308 DNA, chromosome 1, nearly complete sequence, the following are encoded in one genomic region:
- a CDS encoding EI24 domain-containing protein (COG:S;~EggNog:ENOG410PJRM;~PFAM:PF07264;~TransMembrane:4 (i55-73o85-107i166-189o236-257i)) — protein sequence MNKVTGALIDEATHIRAIAKDVVLSGTYFYPIKGIIYTLNRPTLRQPLLSRSSKTLTLGVGVTTAMFFFTYVPQAAIMSITSGPLLAPFSAALLVLSESSTITTFLARSFLLADAITATFDATLVEMGQEKLLEQSGKRGGGDEVMSRFGGKEEVEERQTNMWNMLVRSVVLLPLNFVPVVGTIIYVYVQGKKVGEGVHERWFGLKGWKKAERSRWVGRWRGKYTGFGMAAFALEMVPFVSIAFAFTNTVGAALWAADWEKELQ from the exons ATGAACAAAGTAACAGGAGCTCTCATCGACGAAGCAACCCACATTCGGGCCATCGCCAAAGATGTCGTCCTCTCCGGGACATATTTCTACCCAATTAAG GGAATAATCTACACCCTCAACCGCCCCACCCTCCGCCAACCTCTCCTCTCACGGTCCTCCAAAACCCTCACTCTCGGCGTAGGCGTCACCAcagccatgttcttcttcacctACGTCCCACAAGCAGCCATCATGTCCATCACCAGTGGTCCCCTCCTCGCCCCATTCTCCGCGGCATTACTCGTCCTCAGCGAATCCTCCACCATAACCACCTTCCTCGCGCGGTCATTCCTCCTCGCGGACGCTATCACTGCGACGTTTGACGCCACGCTCGTGGAAATGGGGCAGGAGAAACTCCTTGAGCAGTCGGGAAAGAgaggcggtggtgatgaggtCATGTCCCGCTTCGGgggcaaagaagaagtcgaggAAAGACAAACGAATATGTGGAACATGTTGGTGAGGAGTGTGGTGTTGCTACCGCTGAACTTTGTGCCTGTGGTGGGAACGATCATCTATGTTTATgtgcaggggaagaaggtcggGGAGGGGGTGCATGAGCGGTGGTTTGGGTTGAaggggtggaagaaggcggagaggAGTAGGTGGGtcgggaggtggagggggaagtATACTGG GTTCGGAATGGCGGCGTTCGCGCTGGAAATGGTCCCGTTTGTGTCGATTGCGTTTGCGTTTACGAATACAGTT
- a CDS encoding uncharacterized protein (COG:S;~EggNog:ENOG410PZ41), whose product MASRRLLFTRPSTVYRDEDHEFDSYQDLASSQPVPLFQLCTKTGSKRGAKTRKLLSEMSSSSEPKEPRPMSQQKALSHLSAMHRANQTDRHLNIPAESFTPSRLESHGWESSDDGHFQRNPLTYTRSYESSYSLGTPLRESVSEHTSLDLYGANFDRTYSQSPYESLRVQSRLKRPETRITSGLEISGPGAQYSTTHLERARTLELEREEKQRRFKEEVTALLKNVAQKPESPKLDNEQLLARENAMETIPVKTHAPQESQASETKSTSTANVSHLDNDSTAQNSILRTPPGLTRPVREAEAWFHKDNRGHKKLRQQVKGIAENCASEKEKQTTQLLGDVILNLYSYVAKDRKKQAGNFADWGSVDPHYCSPSQDGNHSYFDY is encoded by the coding sequence ATGGCGTCTCGTCGTCTACTCTTCACCAGACCGTCCACCGTATACCGAGACGAAGACCATGAGTTTGACAGTTACCAGGATCTAGCCTCCTCCCAGCCAGTACCTTTGTTTCAGCTCTGCACCAAGACAGGCTCGAAAAGAGGCGCCAAAACCCGAAAGCTTCTATCAGAGATGTCATCAAGCAGCGAACCGAAAGAACCACGTCCCATGAGCCAACAAAAAGCCTTGTCTCATCTCTCGGCCATGCACCGTGCAAATCAGACAGACCGTCATTTGAACATACCTGCAGAGTCCTTCACACCTTCGCGTCTTGAATCGCATGGTTGGGAGAGCAGCGACGATGGTCACTTTCAACGCAATCCTTTGACTTATACCAGATCCTATGAGTCCTCCTACTCGCTAGGTACTCCTCTTCGTGAATCTGTCTCCGAGCATACCTCCTTGGACCTCTACGGAGCCAACTTTGATCGAACCTATAGTCAGTCCCCATACGAGTCCCTACGAGTCCAATCCCGCCTCAAGCGTCCTGAAACCCGGATTACATCTGGTCTGGAGATCTCGGGCCCTGGGGCTCAGTATTCGACTACTCATTTGGAGCGCGCGCGTACCCTTGAACtggaaagggaggagaaACAGCGCAGGTTCAAAGAAGAGGTCACCGCGCTGCTCAAGAACGTTGCGCAGAAGCCTGAAAGCCCCAAACTCGACAACGAGCAGTTGCTGGCCCGGGAAAACGCTATGGAGACCATTCCAGTCAAGACACATGCGCCACAGGAGAGTCAGGCATCCGAGACCAAGTCTACCAGTACAGCCAATGTGTCTCACCTTGACAATGACTCCACCGCTCAGAACAGCATTTTGAGGACTCCTCCTGGACTCACCAGACCCGTtagagaagcagaagcgtGGTTTCACAAGGATAATCGAGGACACAAAAAACTCCGCCAGCAAGTCAAGGGAATCGCAGAGAACTGTGCTAGtgagaaggagaaacagACGACACAGCTACTGGGTGATGTCATCCTCAATCTCTATTCCTACGTCGCCAAAGATCGCAAGAAGCAGGCTGGCAACTTTGCTGACTGGGGAAGCGTGGATCCTCATTACTGTTCACCCAGCCAGGACGGCAACCATAGCTACTTTGACTACTGA